In Blautia wexlerae DSM 19850, a single window of DNA contains:
- the rplF gene encoding 50S ribosomal protein L6: MSRIGRLPVAIPAGVEVTVAEGNVVTVKGPKGTLERALPTEMEIKVEDGHVVVSRPNDLKKMKSLHGLTRSLIHNMVVGVSEGYTKELEVNGVGYKAAKQGKKLVLSLGYSHPVEMEDPDGIETKVDGNKIIVSGISKEKVGQFAAEIRDKRRPEPYKGKGIKYVDEVIRRKVGKTGKK; the protein is encoded by the coding sequence ATGTCACGAATTGGTAGACTTCCGGTTGCTATTCCTGCAGGCGTAGAAGTAACTGTCGCTGAAGGCAACGTAGTAACTGTAAAAGGACCAAAAGGAACTCTCGAAAGAGCACTTCCTACAGAAATGGAAATCAAAGTTGAAGATGGTCATGTAGTAGTATCCAGACCAAACGACTTAAAGAAAATGAAATCTCTTCACGGTTTAACAAGAAGCTTGATCCACAACATGGTTGTTGGTGTAAGCGAAGGCTATACAAAAGAGCTTGAAGTTAACGGTGTAGGTTATAAAGCAGCAAAACAGGGCAAAAAGCTTGTGCTTAGCCTTGGATATTCTCATCCGGTAGAAATGGAAGATCCAGACGGAATCGAAACCAAAGTAGATGGTAACAAGATTATCGTATCCGGTATCAGCAAAGAAAAAGTCGGCCAGTTTGCAGCTGAGATCAGAGACAAGAGAAGACCTGAGCCATACAAAGGTAAAGGTATTAAGTATGTTGATGAAGTTATCAG
- the rpsH gene encoding 30S ribosomal protein S8 yields MTMSDPIADMLTRIRNANTAKHDTVDVPASKMKTAIANILVDEGYIAKYDLVEDGVVKTLHITLKYGEDKNEKIITGLKRISKPGLRIYAGKDQLPKVLGGLGIAILSTNKGVITDKEARKLQVGGEVLAFVW; encoded by the coding sequence ATGACAATGAGCGATCCAATCGCAGATATGCTTACAAGAATCCGTAACGCAAACACTGCAAAACATGACACAGTAGATGTTCCGGCATCCAAAATGAAAACTGCAATTGCTAACATCCTTGTTGATGAAGGATATATTGCAAAATATGATTTAGTTGAAGACGGAGTTGTTAAAACTCTTCATATCACACTGAAATACGGTGAAGACAAAAACGAAAAAATCATCACTGGTTTAAAGAGAATCTCCAAACCTGGTCTTCGTATCTACGCAGGTAAGGATCAGCTTCCAAAAGTTCTTGGTGGACTTGGAATCGCAATTCTTTCTACAAACAAAGGTGTTATTACTGATAAAGAAGCTCGTAAACTTCAGGTTGGCGGCGAAGTATTAGCATTCGTTTGGTAA
- a CDS encoding type Z 30S ribosomal protein S14, giving the protein MAKTAMKIKQQRKQKFSTREYTRCNICGRPHSVLRKYGICRICFRELAYKGQIPGVKKASW; this is encoded by the coding sequence ATGGCTAAAACAGCAATGAAAATCAAACAGCAGCGTAAACAGAAATTCTCCACAAGAGAATATACACGTTGCAATATTTGTGGACGTCCACATTCTGTTTTAAGAAAGTACGGAATCTGCAGAATCTGCTTCCGTGAATTAGCTTACAAGGGACAGATCCCGGGTGTTAAGAAGGCTTCCTGGTAG
- the rplE gene encoding 50S ribosomal protein L5, producing MSRLKEMYKNEIMDAMTKKFGYKNVMEVPKLDKIVINMGVGEAKENAKLLDAAIADMELITGQKAIATKAKKSVANFKIREGMPIGCKVTLRGEKMYEFADRLINLALPRVRDFRGVNPNAFDGRGNYALGIKEQLIFPEVEYDKVDKVRGMDIIFVTTAKTDEEARELLTLFNMPFAK from the coding sequence GTGAGTAGATTAAAAGAAATGTACAAAAATGAGATCATGGATGCCATGACCAAAAAATTTGGATACAAAAATGTTATGGAAGTGCCAAAACTCGACAAGATCGTAATCAATATGGGTGTTGGTGAAGCCAAAGAAAACGCTAAGCTTCTTGATGCTGCAATCGCAGATATGGAACTTATCACAGGACAGAAAGCAATCGCTACTAAAGCTAAAAAATCTGTCGCTAACTTTAAAATCAGAGAGGGTATGCCGATCGGTTGTAAAGTTACATTAAGAGGAGAAAAAATGTACGAGTTCGCTGATCGTCTGATCAACCTTGCACTTCCTCGTGTACGTGACTTCCGTGGTGTTAACCCGAACGCATTCGATGGTCGTGGAAACTACGCTCTGGGTATCAAAGAGCAGCTGATCTTCCCGGAAGTTGAATATGACAAAGTTGACAAAGTAAGAGGTATGGACATCATCTTCGTTACTACAGCTAAGACTGATGAAGAAGCTCGTGAATTACTGACATTATTCAATATGCCGTTTGCAAAATAA